In Weissella tructae, the DNA window TCCTTGATGAATGGCAATTGTTCTTCCAATTCAATAATGTCGGCCTTCTTTTTGTCTTCATTGAAGAACAAATCAGTACGTGGCGCCCCCAGTGGCAAGACCTTTTCGCGGTCAATACCGAATCCTTCAGCATAGTATGGCGCAACATTTGTTGAGGATACAATTGCGTAATCATAATTCCGGTGATTCTTCGATTTTGGATTTGGGCCACCAGGCTTTCCAACACGACTAAAGCCAAATGTTTTAAAAGCCCCTACTGCATGCCATACTTGTATCAAGTCTACACCATCACGAATCTTCAATGGATAGATAATCGGATAATAATCATCCAAAATGACATAACGACTTGTTGCAATCCCCCAAGCCAATTGTGTATATTCACGCCATGTTTTCTTCTCACTATTTGTCTTTTTCAAATGGAATGACAAATCAAAGTCTAACTCTTGACGTTCAATCTCTTCCACAATGTATTGAAAATTACCAGATAGGTCACTTCGTGAATCAGATAAGAACAGAATTCTGTTTTCATTGATTTTAGCAAAACGACATGCAAACAAGTATACAAGCTTGAAATATGTTTTCTTAATTTTAGTACGTACACGGTGCACGAAGCCACGAACTTTATGCAAACCCTTAATCCCTTTACGGGCAAGTTTTTCCAGATACGCCACTGGTTTTGAATGCGTTGACATAAATTCCTTCTCAGCTGTCAAATAACCATCTGCTGTTTTTAAACGAGGAATTCCGTCCTGCGTCCATTCAACAGCCTGAACCTGAACCATCTGTCCACGTTGTGTTTGCTTTGTTAGGCGGGTTTCATCGTTAAAGTTTATGTCTGTGTAGTAATTTGACGGCATCGTAACTAACACGTCCGTTACATTTTCAAAGATATATGTATTGGCTTGCAGATCCAACAGTTTTAGATCATTATTATCGGCCTTAATATATCCGCGTTCAGATTTCAGAAACGGAACACCATTTTCACTCCAACGCAATCCATCAATCGTTAATACTTCATGCATATTCAATGTATCTTTTGGTGTAGCATTCGTTAATTGGACCGCAGTAAAAATAGGTTGATCTACCAACGCAAGAACTTGACGTGGAAAATCTTCAATTATCAAATATTCAGTTCCGTCAGTATCTAACTTTTCAATCATCAATGTTCAACTCTCTTTATTTCAATTCGTGTCATGAGATACACTTATATATTATATTATTATACCCTACTTACGCATTCATTCGCCATACATTGAGAGAACTTGTCTCCATATATATGGCTTTATGATGCCTGTTTCATGTAGGCGTACAGGTGCAATTTGTGTGGAAATGTCCAATTACTTTTTGGTATTCTCCAACTCTGTTTTAAGTATTATGTACACATTCATTTTAATCGACCTCATCGTATGTCGCTTAGTTACCTACATACATGCTCCACAGGTCCATAAGCACTGCTTATCCGTCTCGCAACTGTACAGTGCCCTATGTTATTTACTTCGTACTGAATTTATCCTAACCGCTCTCGTTCCATGGCGATTTCCGACAACATATCAGTATTCCTAATTGTACTGAAACCACCCTTAAAACAACATAAACGAATAGCCGACTTACGTATACCGAAAAGTCCATAGTCTAGTATACACTACTGTATCGCTTGGGTATTAGCACTAATTTTTCAAAAAAACAAAAAAAACCGCATCTGACCTATATCAGACGCGGTTTTTATTAGGTTATTACTTCTGAGGATCATTTTAGCATCATCCTCGTTAGGATATGTTTATGATTCTACTAATTCAAATAATTCTGTACGAATACCGCGCCCTGCCCACATTGCTTGAACAACTTGTGCTTCATCAAGAGGCATTCCTTCAAGTCCTTCCAATGAGCGTTGTTCAGTCAAGCAATTATTACGTCGACCTAAGATCAACACCGTATTGAATGCTTGATTTAAAATCTTTACCAGATACATATACATTTCCTAACCTATTTATCAAATTAACTTCTATAATTATACCTAATTTCTTGTAATTTCTCAACATAAATACTGACGAAATTCAGCTAAATTATATAAAAAAACTAGTCATGTTATCCATGACTAGTTTGCTTTTTAAATAATTAAACTTGTCCCCAAACATCAAATGCGATTGATGGGAAAATACCAACCAAACGGCTGATTTGTTCTGGTGTGAATCCAAATTCAATCGCTGGTAAGACAGCGTTTACAATGTCTTCAGCGCGATCTGAAACATCAGAAATACCAACCAACTTACCTTCTTTATCGAAGATCATTGTTGTTGTTCCTTGTGTTTCAAAAGTCACTTGACGGTACCAGTTTCCAGCAACGTCATGCTTAACAATTGTATACAATTCTGGTTGTTCTTCAGCTTCTTGTACAGTCACTCCCGCCATAGCAACACGTGGTGTTGTAAAGACGTTTGTTGCAATAGTTGGGTAATCAATCGCTGCATCTGATTGTCCTGAGAAACGACGCATTAGGTAGACAGATTCGAAGATTGCTGTTGGTGTCAACTTAGGTTGTGACTTAGCAATAACGTCTCCAGATGCGTAGATGCTTTCAACACTTGTTTGCAAGAATTCGTTAACTTCAATCCCGGCAGCTGATGCCTTAATCCCGACTGTTTCTAGTCCAATGTTTTCAACGTTCGGTACACGTCCAGTTGCGTCCAAGACGTAATCTGTAACGATTTCACCATTTGTTGTTGTAACAGTGATTTGGCCGTCTGTTTCAGTCAATGACGCTACTTCAGTTTCACGCATTACCTTAACACCACGTTCTGCCAAGTCTGCCAAAACAAGGTCAGAAGAGGCTTCTGGGAATGAGCGTAATGCAACTGATCCACGTAGAATCAATGTGACTTCAGCACCTGCAGCCATAGCCATTGTGGCACTTTCAAGCGCCACGTATCCACCACCAATAACAGTCATCTTAGCTGGCATTTCTGACAAAGCCAAAAAGTCTTGTGAATCGTGAGCCAATTCTGTTCCGATGATGTCCAAACGGTGTGGACGAAGTCCAGTGGCAAGTACAATCTTATCGGCTGTATATGTCTTTCCTTCAACTTCAACTGTGTGTGCATCAACCAATGCTCCACGACCAAAGATCATTTCAATCCCTTGTCCTGTCATCATACCTTCAATGGCACCTGGCAAAACATCGATTACATCATTCTTGTGTGCTTGGTTCTTTGCCCAATCAATCTTTGTTTCCCCAGCAATTACACCATTTGACTTTTCGATCGCATGTTGAATCTTTACAGCTTCTTCCAACAATACCTTTGCATTACATCCCCAGTTAGGGCAAGTTCCCCCAACCTTGTTGGCTTCAACTACGGCAACCTTTACACCGCTTGCAGCCAAAGGAATCGCACCATCAAATGTTCCGTGTCCACTTCCTAAGTAAAGCACGTCAAAGTTAAATTCTGTCATTGTATGTCCTCCAAATGTTGGTGTGCTATTTATGCACACGATGTCAGTTCAATTATTAATCGACGAAAATTGCGCGTTGCGCCATCTCAATCAAAGCATCTACTTCTTCTACCCGTACTGTCGCTTTATGTTGTGCACGTGTTTGGAGTAACCATTGAAGTGGTTGTAGCGCTTGGGCTACAATCAAATCCACATTTTTTGTTCGCAACTTATTTTGTTCATAAGCTTGTTTAATCACCGCCATCATAGCCGGTCCCAACAAACTATCGTCTCCTTGCATCGCTTCCGGTAAATATTCTGGATTCGCGCTTAGAGCCGTCATAAAGTTGACTTGTTTTGGATGTGCTAAAAATGTTTCCGCATACGTACGCATCACTTGTGCAAATTGTTCTTGCACCGGTAAAGCTGCGTTAGGTAGTGGTAAATTAAGAATTAATGTGTCACGAATGCTTTGATATAAAGTTCCCAACAAGTCCGCTTTATTTTCATAGTAAATATAGGCAGTCGCAACTGATACATTTGCTCGTTTAGCCAATTTATTAATGCTTAATTGACTTAATCCTTGCGCTTGTACCAAGTCATAGGCCGCCTCTTCAAGGGCCTTAATCTTACTCATATCTCTATTTCGCATACTTAAATACTAAACTGTTTACAGGGTTTATTCAAGGTCTTAGCGCGAACTGTTAGGTTTCTAAACACAAAAAAAGCACCCCATAAACGGGATGCTTTCTTTAGACTTATGATAATCTGCCGATTACCAAGAAGCCTTCTTAACACCAGGGATTTGACCCTTGTGTGCCAAGTCACGGAAGTTCAAACGAGACATTCCAAATTGACGCATGTATGCGTGTGGACGTCCGTCGATCTTGTCGCGGTTGTGTGCACGAACTGGTGATGCGTTACGTGGCAACTTTGAAAGTCCTACGTAATCTCCAGCAGCCTTCAATTCAGCACGCTTTGCAGCGTACTTTTCGATAGTTGCTTCGATCTTCAATTCTTTTGCGATCTTTGACTTCTTAGCCATAATTACTTAACCTCCTTGAACACGGTAACACGACGCAACTTTGGAGAATACTTCTTAAGCTCCAAGCGGTCTGGTGTGTTACGACGGTTCTTAGAAGTTAGATAGATACGTTCGCCAGTTTCAGCTGACTCTAACAAAATGTTAATGCGCATTAACAATAACTCCTCGAATTTATTTGTGAGGTGCCCCCCACTACTTACTTGAACGACAGATTCGGCTGCATAGGCCAAATCCAAGCTTGCGCCGTTTCAAATAGCTAGTAAATTACAAATGTTTACTATACACGGATTTCAAACAAACTTCAAGCATTTAGAACAATCTTTTTTCACAAAGCGTTTAAATCGCCGTGTTACGGCCATAATACCAACAAATAAACCCATACGCAGCAGCTAATGTGTCCAACGCTAGTACATCTAAGAAGCCACGTAACGGCCACCCAATTAAGGTAACAAATGATACTAATACATGGAATAACACGAACAGAATCGTTAATAATAGCACTGCATTGCCTAAGCTTGTTTGTTCATCTGCAAAGGCTGCTTGGCTAAATTGCCAGAGTGCTGCACCGACAATCAAGATACTGATGGCACTTACAACATGTGTAACCGTTAAACCTGTTTCTAGTGCGATTGTAGCCATTTCTTGTGGCACAGCCATACTTACACCAAAATAGATAATCAACGCCATAGCGACGCCTTTAATGGCCTTTTCTAACGTTTCCTTACGACGCATACGATATTGTTGATGAATGGCTAGTAAACTAATCAAAATCAACAGGATTGCGATTAGTTGAAGCCCAATAAAGACACCTCTAAACGGTGCATCATTTGCTGTTAACATCGCTAATGGATCGCGTAACACATCATATAATGGCCACATAACACCAGCTAATACACTTTGTTGTATCAGGATAAATGCACCACCGAGTCCTGCAAACAGACTTATTTTCTTTTGCCACCATTCTTGCATATTATTCCCCTAACTCACGTTAATCATATTTTCTATTATAGGATATCTTATCATCATGTACATAATAAAAAGCACCACTTCACACTGAGGTGGTGCTTTTTGATAAGTTGATTAATCACGTGTTGTTGTTTTGACTTCTTCAAATTGTCCATCGAAAACATTCTTGTTATTTACCTTCGTACGCCCTTGTGGCATACCATCAGGTCCATAGACAGTAATTTGTTCACGTAATCTCGCCATCATTGTGCGGGCCTTGTAACGTACGTACAAGCCAATGGCAAGAAAGATCAAAATGATAACCAATAATACTGACATTGTACATCCTCCGTCTCTTTTCTATACAGATATTGTAGCAAGAATAACTTAAAAAAGACAAAAAATATTTTATTCGGCAAACAAAAAAGCCTGCCGAGGCAGACTTTAGAGTGATTATCCCTTTAGACGTTCAACGTCGCGAGCGATTTCAAGTTCTTCGTTTGTTGGGATCAACAATACTGAAGCAGCTGAGTCTTCAGTTGAGATCACACGTTCAACACCACGAACGTTGTTCGCTTCTGTGTCAATCTTGATACCCATGAAGTTCAAACGGTTGATAATGTCTTCACGGACGTTAGCAGCGTTTTCACCGATACCAGCAGTAAATGTGATGGCATCAACTCCACCCATCGCAACAACGTATTGTCCGATGTACTTAACAACGTTGTCGATGAACATGTTCAAAGCCAACTTTGCGTGTTCGTTAGTATCTTCGACTTGTTCCAAGTCACGCATGTCTGATGACAAAGTAGATACACCCAACAAACCAGACTTGTTGTTCAAAACGTACAACATTTCTTCGTTTGTCAAACCTTCACGTTCTTGGATGTAGTAGATCAATGAAGGATCTACGTCACCTGAACGAGTAGCCATAGTTACACCGGCCAATGGAGTGAATCCCATTGAAGTGTCGAATGACTTTCCATCCTTAATGGCTGTAACTGAAGCACCAGCACCCAAGTGCAAAGTGATCAACTTAAGGTCAGCCAATGGCTTTCCCAAAACATCGGCTGTACGTTCTGCAACGTAACGGTGTGATGTTCCGTGGAATCCGTACTTACGTGCCCCATACTTCGTGTAGTATTCGTATGGCAATGCATACAAGTAGTTTTCACGAGGCATAGTTTGGTGGAAGGCTGTGTCAAATACGGCAACTGAGATTGCTTCTGGAAGCAATTCGCGGAATACCTTGATACCTTCAGCGTTAGCTGGGTTGTGCAATGGTGCGTAGGCTGCAAGACGTTCGATCTTGTTTAGCACTTCGTCATCAACAACAACTGATTGGTTAAACCATTCTCCACCAGCAACGACACGGTGTCCAACACCAGTGATTTCGCTAGCGTCTGCAATAACGTTTTGTTCTTGGAATTGTTCAAGCATTGTTTCAATAGCTGAACGGTGGTTTTCAAAATCCTTAACGATTTCGAACTTTTCACCATTGAACTTCATTGAGAACACACCGTCTTCTAGACCGATACGTTCAACTTGTCCCTTAGCAATGACTGTTTCTTCAGGCATTTCCAACAATTGGAACTTCAATGAAGAAGAACCGGCGTTAATTGATAAAGTTTTTGGCATGGTTAAATCCCCTTCTGACTTTAAGTTAATTTTATCAGGTTTTATTTTAGCACACTTCACTATCCACTTGTGAGTTTTGTTGAATTTCTTCCAAATTTTATTTGAAAAAACGTTTATCCGTCTATAATGTGAACCCTTTCGCATAATTTCACAAAGTCACTTTTGTCCGAATGTTTTTTCGCGCAATACACGGCTAGCACCACATTTATTTCCAAAATATTGAT includes these proteins:
- the rpsN gene encoding 30S ribosomal protein S14; protein product: MAKKSKIAKELKIEATIEKYAAKRAELKAAGDYVGLSKLPRNASPVRAHNRDKIDGRPHAYMRQFGMSRLNFRDLAHKGQIPGVKKASW
- a CDS encoding acetate/propionate family kinase, which gives rise to MPKTLSINAGSSSLKFQLLEMPEETVIAKGQVERIGLEDGVFSMKFNGEKFEIVKDFENHRSAIETMLEQFQEQNVIADASEITGVGHRVVAGGEWFNQSVVVDDEVLNKIERLAAYAPLHNPANAEGIKVFRELLPEAISVAVFDTAFHQTMPRENYLYALPYEYYTKYGARKYGFHGTSHRYVAERTADVLGKPLADLKLITLHLGAGASVTAIKDGKSFDTSMGFTPLAGVTMATRSGDVDPSLIYYIQEREGLTNEEMLYVLNNKSGLLGVSTLSSDMRDLEQVEDTNEHAKLALNMFIDNVVKYIGQYVVAMGGVDAITFTAGIGENAANVREDIINRLNFMGIKIDTEANNVRGVERVISTEDSAASVLLIPTNEELEIARDVERLKG
- the rpmG gene encoding 50S ribosomal protein L33 — encoded protein: MRINILLESAETGERIYLTSKNRRNTPDRLELKKYSPKLRRVTVFKEVK
- a CDS encoding CDP-glycerol glycerophosphotransferase family protein encodes the protein MIEKLDTDGTEYLIIEDFPRQVLALVDQPIFTAVQLTNATPKDTLNMHEVLTIDGLRWSENGVPFLKSERGYIKADNNDLKLLDLQANTYIFENVTDVLVTMPSNYYTDINFNDETRLTKQTQRGQMVQVQAVEWTQDGIPRLKTADGYLTAEKEFMSTHSKPVAYLEKLARKGIKGLHKVRGFVHRVRTKIKKTYFKLVYLFACRFAKINENRILFLSDSRSDLSGNFQYIVEEIERQELDFDLSFHLKKTNSEKKTWREYTQLAWGIATSRYVILDDYYPIIYPLKIRDGVDLIQVWHAVGAFKTFGFSRVGKPGGPNPKSKNHRNYDYAIVSSTNVAPYYAEGFGIDREKVLPLGAPRTDLFFNEDKKKADIIELEEQLPFIKDKKVILFAPTFRGSGQRTAHYPYEWLDFKALYDNLASQDFVFLMKIHPFVKNSLNIPAEYTDFFYDVSNYREINDLLLVSDVLITDYSSVVFEYSLLKKKTIFFTPDLEEYIADRDFYVEFNEFVPGPIARDFETLVHEIEDYENADEARLNGFLDYYFDDLDGNASKRFVDALQNGFETVRPHKQK
- a CDS encoding TetR/AcrR family transcriptional regulator, producing MSKIKALEEAAYDLVQAQGLSQLSINKLAKRANVSVATAYIYYENKADLLGTLYQSIRDTLILNLPLPNAALPVQEQFAQVMRTYAETFLAHPKQVNFMTALSANPEYLPEAMQGDDSLLGPAMMAVIKQAYEQNKLRTKNVDLIVAQALQPLQWLLQTRAQHKATVRVEEVDALIEMAQRAIFVD
- a CDS encoding dihydrolipoyl dehydrogenase family protein: MTEFNFDVLYLGSGHGTFDGAIPLAASGVKVAVVEANKVGGTCPNWGCNAKVLLEEAVKIQHAIEKSNGVIAGETKIDWAKNQAHKNDVIDVLPGAIEGMMTGQGIEMIFGRGALVDAHTVEVEGKTYTADKIVLATGLRPHRLDIIGTELAHDSQDFLALSEMPAKMTVIGGGYVALESATMAMAAGAEVTLILRGSVALRSFPEASSDLVLADLAERGVKVMRETEVASLTETDGQITVTTTNGEIVTDYVLDATGRVPNVENIGLETVGIKASAAGIEVNEFLQTSVESIYASGDVIAKSQPKLTPTAIFESVYLMRRFSGQSDAAIDYPTIATNVFTTPRVAMAGVTVQEAEEQPELYTIVKHDVAGNWYRQVTFETQGTTTMIFDKEGKLVGISDVSDRAEDIVNAVLPAIEFGFTPEQISRLVGIFPSIAFDVWGQV